The Salvia miltiorrhiza cultivar Shanhuang (shh) chromosome 1, IMPLAD_Smil_shh, whole genome shotgun sequence genome has a window encoding:
- the LOC131026094 gene encoding subtilisin-like protease produces the protein MTRNPHSNTNSQINMAFLSTTITILCIFCITRLPRFASEIPHRNSLQTYIVHVEAPDAHLTSQSEDLESWYRSFLPATTASSSEGEPRLVYSYRHVFKGFAARLSPEQVKDMEKKQGFVSARPQKSMSLHTTHSPNFLGLNQNMGFWKTSNYGKGVIIGMLDTGVLPEHPSFSDKGMPPPPPKWKGKCQFNHTKCNNKIIGARYFYAEDQSPLDDDGHGTHTASTAAGNFVQGANLFGNANGTAAGVAPYAHLAIYKVCCGEVDILAGMDAAIEDGVDVLSISLGLHTETLYEDSIAVGAFSAMQKGIFISCSAGNDGPYLSAVGNGAPWILTVGASTIDRTLRAKAVLGNNQQFDGQSAFHPNNFPRKLFPLVYAGFLNTSDDFAPYCFSDSLSQSDIRGKIVVCELGGTPRIEKGRAVKSGGGAGMILVNYEENANTTSADVHVLPTTHVGYADGLKIKAYINSTRKPTATISFQGTVIGDDRAPVVAAFSSRGPNYPSPGILKPDILGPGVNIFAAWPTSVENKTNTKSTFNIISGTSMSCPHLSGVAALLKSSHPDWSPAAIKSAVMTTADVVNSAHNPIEDETFVAADVFATGAGHVNPSRANDPGLIYDIQPKDYIPYLCGLNYTNRQVGTFLQRRVNCSVESSIPQAQLNYPSFSVIFDGQPASQVYTRTVTNVGEPVSYYKVEISPPRGVDVIVKPTTLKFSKLNQKMKYEVRFKLLASAPKTTFVQGFLKWTSQTHSVRSPIAIILLSEMDSF, from the coding sequence ATGACGAGGAATCCACACAGCAATACCAATTCACAAATTAACATGGCATTCCTATCCACTACAATCACCATTCTTTGTATATTCTGCATCACTAGACTGCCTAGATTTGCATCTGAGATACCACATAGAAACAGTTTGCAAACTTACATTGTTCATGTTGAGGCACCTGATGCACACCTCACGTCTCAATCCGAAGATTTGGAGAGCTGGTACCGCTCTTTTCTCCCGGCTACGACAGCAAGCTCGAGTGAGGGCGAGCCTCGTCTCGTCTACTCGTATCGCCACGTGTTCAAGGGATTTGCTGCTAGGCTATCACCGGAGCAGGTGAAAGACATGGAGAAGAAGCAAGGATTCGTCTCAGCACGACCTCAGAAATCGATGTCCCTGCACACAACACATTCGCCCAACTTCTTGGGGTTGAACCAGAACATGGGCTTCTGGAAAACCTCCAACTATGGTAAAGGTGTGATTATTGGAATGTTGGACACCGGAGTGCTGCCTGAGCATCCTTCGTTCAGCGACAAAGGAatgccgccgccaccacctaAATGGAAGGGGAAGTGCCAATTCAACCACACaaaatgcaacaacaaaatCATTGGGGCAAGATACTTCTACGCCGAGGACCAGAGCCCACTCGATGATGACGGCCATGGCACTCACACCGCGAGCACGGCTGCTGGGAACTTTGTACAAGGCGCGAATCTGTTTGGCAACGCCAACGGCACTGCAGCTGGCGTTGCGCCATATGCTCATCTGGCCATCTACAAAGTATGCTGTGGTGAAGTTGATATCCTGGCTGGAATGGATGCAGCTATTGAAGATGGAGTGGATGTGCTATCAATTTCTCTAGGCTTGCACACAGAAACCTTGTATGAAGATTCTATTGCTGTTGGCGCATTTAGTGCGATGCAGAAGGGCATCTTCATTAGCTGCTCAGCTGGAAACGACGGCCCATACCTCTCCGCTGTGGGAAACGGCGCACCTTGGATTCTCACGGTTGGAGCAAGCACTATAGACAGAACCCTGAGAGCGAAAGCAGTGTTGGGAAACAACCAACAATTTGATGGCCAATCAGCTTTCCATCCAAACAACTTCCCACGAAAGCTCTTCCCTCTTGTTTATGCAGGGTTTCTCAACACTTCTGATGATTTTGCACCTTACTGCTTCAGTGACTCACTGAGCCAAAGCGACATCAGAGGTAAGATAGTGGTGTGTGAACTAGGTGGAACACCAAGAATCGAAAAGGGCAGAGCAGTGAAGAGTGGCGGCGGCGCCGGCATGATTCTCGTAAACTATGAGGAAAATGCAAACACCACTTCAGCCGACGTCCACGTCCTTCCGACTACACACGTGGGCTATGCAGACGGATTGAAGATCAAAGCTTACATAAATTCAACAAGAAAGCCCACCGCCACAATTTCTTTCCAAGGCACCGTGATCGGCGATGATCGCGCACCTGTAGTGGCAGCATTTTCTTCCAGGGGACCCAACTATCCAAGCCCTGGAATCTTGAAGCCCGACATTTTAGGCCCTGGAGTCAATATTTTTGCAGCATGGCCTACCTCTGTGGAAAACAAGACCAACACAAAATCAACCTTCAACATAATCTCTGGCACCTCGATGTCGTGCCCGCACCTGAGCGGCGTGGCGGCGCTGCTGAAAAGCTCGCATCCTGATTGGTCTCCTGCAGCGATCAAGTCGGCCGTGATGACCACTGCAGATGTGGTGAACAGCGCTCATAATCCGATTGAGGACGAGACGTTCGTGGCGGCGGACGTGTTTGCGACGGGGGCAGGGCATGTGAATCCATCAAGGGCTAATGATCCAGGACTCATCTACGACATCCAACCCAAAGACTACATTCCGTACCTGTGCGGCTTGAACTACACGAACCGTCAAGTGGGGACGTTTCTACAGAGGAGGGTGAATTGCTCAGTGGAATCGAGCATACCTCAAGCCCAGCTTAACTATCCTTCATTCTCTGTCATTTTCGATGGCCAACCAGCTTCCCAGGTCTACACCAGGACTGTGACCAATGTGGGGGAGCCTGTCTCGTATTACAAGGTCGAGATTTCCCCACCACGTGGCGTTGATGTCATCGTCAAGCCCACGACGCTCAAATTCTCAAAGCTAAACCAGAAAATGAAGTACGAGGTTAGATTCAAGCTACTGGCATCTGCTCCGAAAACCACATTCGTGCAAGGATTCTTGAAATGGACTTCTCAAACCCACTCTGTTCGGAGCCCTATAGCTATCATCCTACTATCTGAGATGGACAGTTTCTGA
- the LOC131026115 gene encoding subtilisin-like protease — translation MGYKPLMTLMLCMLNLHVIIANATPDEISLETYIIRIDHGATAEDLDTWYKSFLPPPTTTDTTYHRRRLTYSYRNVFRGFAARLSPDEVKAMETKPGFVSARPQRKISLHTTHSPNFLGLNQNTGFWQNSNYGRGVIIGVLDTGILPEHPSFSDEGMPPPPAKWKGKCEFNHTSCNNKIIGARTFTSSADTPLDDDGHGTHTASTAAGRFVRGANVFGNANGTAVGIAPMAHLAIYKVCGTFCFESDIIAAMDVAVDDGVDILSLSLGSLSFDLHDDPISLGAYTATEKGILVSCSAGNGGPSNFSLSNEAPWILTVGASTIDRKIRSTAVLGNNATFDGESAFQPADFPATQSPLVYASMLNATDPQIRFCGARSLNKTDIRGKVVVCDLGGLIPRIEKGIAVKNGGAVAMILVNTAAYGNLTLAEAHVLPVTHVSYADGLKIKTYINSTSTPTATIVFKGTVIGDDRAPVVAAFSSRGPNYASPGILKPDILGPGVNILAAWPVSVENNTNTRSTFNMISGTSMSCPHLSGVAALLKSAHPDWSPAAIKSAIMTTADVVNLAKNPIEDERFLPASVFATGSGHVNPSRASDPGLVYDLQPEDYVPYLCGLNYTNRQVGTILQRRVNCSAESRILEGDLNYPSFAVTFRSLVSSGSQTYTRTVTNVGEANSSYVVEIVAPSGMEVRVEPTKLDFSQVKQKLQYNVTFSRLNSTVFGHVQGYLKWDSAKHSVRSPIAGILR, via the coding sequence ATGGGTTACAAACCTTTGATGACCCTAATGCTTTGCATGCTTAATTTGCATGTTATCATAGCAAATGCTACACCAGATGAAATATCTTTAGAGACGTACATTATACGCATTGATCACGGAGCCACGGCGGAAGATTTGGACACCTGGTACAAATCATTCCTGCCACCACCAACAACAACAGACACAACCTATCATCGACGGCGATTGACCTACTCATATCGCAACGTGTTTCGAGGCTTCGCCGCCAGATTATCACCGGACGAAGTGAAAGCGATGGAGACGAAGCCCGGCTTTGTCTCGGCACGCCCTCAAAGAAAAATATCCCTCCATACCACCCACTCCCCCAACTTCCTGGGGCTGAACCAGAACACCGGATTCTGGCAAAACTCCAATTATGGCAGAGGTGTCATCATCGGAGTCCTGGACACCGGAATCCTCCCCGAGCACCCTTCGTTCAGCGACGAAGGGATGCCGCCTCCGCCTGCTAAATGGAAGGGGAAGTGTGAGTTCAACCACACCTCGTGCAACAACAAGATCATCGGCGCAAGAACCTTCACTTCTTCTGCTGACACCCCTTTAGACGATGACGGCCATGGGACCCACACTGCGAGCACCGCCGCCGGAAGATTCGTCAGAGGGGCTAATGTTTTCGGCAATGCTAACGGCACGGCCGTTGGTATTGCGCCCATGGCCCACCTTGCTATCTACAAGGTGTGCGGGACTTTCTGCTTCGAGAGCGACATAATTGCTGCAATGGATGTCGCTGTTGATGATGGTGTTGACATTCTTTCCCTTTCACTAGGTTCTCTTTCGTTTGATCTTCATGATGACCCTATTTCCCTTGGAGCTTACACTGCAACGGAGAAGGGCATTTTGGTCAGTTGCTCCGCTGGTAACGGCGGACCTTCTAACTTCTCGTTATCAAATGAAGCGCCGTGGATTCTCACAGTCGGTGCCAGCACCATCGACCGGAAGATAAGATCAACCGCCGTGCTGGGAAATAACGCCACGTTTGATGGCGAATCCGCTTTCCAGCCGGCGGATTTCCCGGCGACGCAGTCGCCGCTGGTGTATGCAAGTATGCTGAACGCCACCGACCCTCAAATCCGGTTCTGCGGCGCGAGATCGCTCAACAAAACCGACATACGAGGGAAGGTCGTGGTCTGCGACTTGGGAGGGCTCATACCGAGAATCGAAAAGGGGATAGCAGTGAAGAACGGCGGCGCCGTCGCCATGATCCTGGTGAACACCGCCGCGTACGGCAACCTTACCCTCGCGGAAGCCCACGTGCTCCCCGTGACGCACGTGAGCTACGCGGACGGTCTGAAGATCAAGACATACATCAACTCAACATCCACGCCAACGGCGACCATCGTATTCAAGGGAACCGTTATCGGCGACGACCGCGCCCCGGTCGTGGCCGCGTTCTCCTCCCGGGGCCCGAACTACGCGAGCCCCGGGATCCTGAAACCCGACATCCTGGGCCCCGGGGTCAACATCCTGGCGGCGTGGCCGGTCTCGGTGGAGAACAACACCAACACGAGATCCACGTTCAACATGATCTCCGGCACCTCGATGTCGTGCCCGCACCTCAGCGGCGTCGCGGCGCTGCTCAAGAGCGCGCACCCTGACTGGTCCCCCGCCGCCATCAAATCCGCGATCATGACCACCGCTGATGTGGTGAATCTGGCCAAGAATCCGATCGAGGACGAGAGGTTCCTCCCCGCCAGCGTATTCGCTACGGGGTCGGGCCATGTGAACCCGTCAAGGGCGAGTGATCCAGGGCTCGTTTACGACCTCCAGCCCGAAGACTACGTTCCTTATCTGTGCGGTCTAAACTACACGAACAGACAAGTCGGCACGATTCTGCAGCGGAGAGTGAACTGCTCTGCGGAGTCGAGGATACTGGAAGGGGACCTCAACTACCCTTCGTTCGCCGTTACTTTCAGGAGTCTCGTGTCGTCGGGTTCTCAGACGTACACGAGGACGGTGACGAATGTGGGCGAGGCGAACTCGTCGTACGTTGTGGAGATCGTGGCGCCGTCTGGGATGGAGGTGCGTGTTGAGCCTACCAAGCTCGATTTCTCCCAAGTTAAGCAGAAGCTGCAGTATAACGTGACGTTCAGCAGATTGAACTCGACGGTGTTTGGGCACGTGCAAGGGTACTTGAAATGGGATTCTGCTAAGCACTCTGTTAGGAGTCCCATTGCCGGGATACTGCGGTGA